A stretch of Cyanobacterium sp. HL-69 DNA encodes these proteins:
- a CDS encoding ABC-type carbohydrate uptake system permease component, with protein sequence MKKTIKIIIYYLILSLIAIAMLFPLLWLLGTSFKSAGEDIFSFPPNFIPEQFTLENFISVWQNYPFETYLLNSIIVAVLTVTFNLLFCSLAAYPLARLDFKGKKIIFILIVATIMIPFQIVMIPLYILTVNFGLRNSYLGVILPNLASAFGIFLLKQAFEGVPKELEEASRIDGCTELGIWWHIMLPAIRPAIVTLAIFVFIGAWSDFLWPLIVLDRPSHYTLPLGVATLASSLDLNWRLIAAGSIISIAPVMLLFILLQKYIIPSDASSGVKG encoded by the coding sequence ATGAAGAAAACAATTAAAATTATTATTTATTATTTGATTTTAAGTCTCATTGCGATCGCCATGCTTTTCCCCTTGTTATGGTTGTTAGGGACTTCTTTCAAATCAGCAGGGGAAGACATTTTCAGTTTCCCCCCCAACTTTATTCCTGAGCAATTCACCCTCGAAAACTTTATTTCAGTCTGGCAAAACTATCCCTTTGAAACATATCTTTTAAACAGTATAATCGTTGCCGTTTTAACAGTCACCTTTAACCTTTTGTTTTGTTCATTGGCTGCCTATCCCCTCGCAAGATTAGACTTTAAAGGAAAAAAAATTATTTTTATCCTCATAGTCGCCACCATCATGATTCCCTTTCAAATTGTGATGATTCCCCTTTATATTTTGACCGTTAACTTTGGTTTAAGAAATAGTTATTTAGGCGTAATTTTACCCAACCTTGCCTCAGCTTTCGGTATTTTTCTGTTAAAACAAGCCTTTGAAGGAGTACCCAAAGAATTAGAAGAAGCCTCAAGGATTGACGGTTGCACTGAGTTAGGTATTTGGTGGCACATTATGTTACCCGCCATTCGTCCTGCCATCGTTACCCTTGCTATCTTTGTGTTTATTGGGGCATGGAGTGATTTTTTATGGCCCCTAATTGTCCTAGATCGCCCTTCTCACTACACTTTACCTCTAGGGGTGGCAACCCTTGCTAGTTCCCTTGATCTCAACTGGCGTTTAATTGCCGCAGGTTCCATTATTTCCATCGCCCCTGTGATGCTTTTGTTTATCCTTTTACAAAAATATATTATTCCCAGCGATGCCAGTAGTGGAGTCAAGGGTTAG
- a CDS encoding putative lipoprotein, which produces MNLELSLYVSNVNNTFGVGPVVLISLDGDLNIASAAPNFEAGTFYSSILEYDATTGEFIRDFVPQGTEVESDFGVFARAFAQRFQNQESIFFSSGITFKDGILYANDQGYQVNANDPENTRYGRIVKYDATTGEFLGEFISGFDLTANGLNFPEDLLFGSDGDLYISGLGGGGVQRFDGETGAYKETILETNPFTDRDLIAAGLNFGPDGNLYISSVLNDNSIIRYNLETKEVDQFISPEFAPQIPSGSTFTPDDRLFLNGTFVSLDGSPVTVQQFDALTGQAEGFFVPPTNNGGLTSASRMVFDGEGNLYVSDFNGSQIVKFDSNGNPVDGGIFVPSGSGGLNNPGGIAFSEPSVALVPDNEVSLLETLFSRTSSSGGSSSPSLVPAGFDSSFEAETTPLVASSSFLG; this is translated from the coding sequence ATGAATCTAGAATTGTCCTTGTATGTCAGTAACGTCAACAACACCTTCGGGGTTGGACCAGTCGTTTTAATTAGTCTTGATGGAGACTTAAACATCGCCTCCGCAGCCCCAAACTTTGAAGCCGGTACATTTTATTCAAGTATCTTAGAATACGATGCTACCACGGGAGAATTTATCAGAGACTTTGTACCCCAAGGCACAGAAGTAGAGTCAGACTTTGGGGTATTTGCCCGAGCCTTTGCCCAAAGATTTCAAAATCAAGAATCGATTTTCTTTTCCTCTGGTATCACCTTCAAAGATGGCATTCTCTACGCCAACGATCAAGGCTATCAAGTGAATGCCAACGATCCCGAAAATACCCGATATGGCAGAATTGTTAAATATGACGCCACCACAGGAGAATTTTTAGGGGAATTTATTTCTGGTTTTGACCTAACTGCGAATGGTTTGAACTTCCCAGAGGACTTATTATTTGGATCTGATGGAGACTTATACATTAGCGGACTCGGTGGCGGTGGAGTTCAAAGATTTGATGGTGAAACAGGTGCTTATAAGGAGACTATTCTTGAAACAAATCCTTTTACTGACAGAGACTTAATTGCTGCTGGTTTAAATTTTGGACCTGATGGTAATTTATACATTAGTAGCGTTCTAAACGATAACAGCATCATACGTTACAATTTAGAAACAAAAGAAGTTGACCAGTTCATTTCTCCCGAATTTGCCCCTCAAATTCCTTCCGGGTCTACCTTTACCCCTGATGACAGACTATTCCTCAATGGTACTTTTGTCAGTCTTGATGGTAGTCCTGTAACCGTTCAACAGTTTGATGCACTCACTGGACAAGCAGAAGGTTTTTTTGTACCCCCTACTAATAATGGAGGGTTAACTTCTGCTTCAAGAATGGTTTTTGATGGGGAAGGAAATTTGTATGTTAGTGACTTTAATGGTAGTCAGATAGTTAAATTTGACTCCAATGGAAATCCTGTGGATGGAGGAATATTTGTTCCTTCTGGTAGCGGAGGTTTGAATAATCCAGGAGGTATTGCTTTCTCCGAGCCTTCTGTAGCCTTAGTTCCCGACAATGAAGTTTCTTTGCTTGAGACCCTCTTTAGTAGAACCTCAAGTTCTGGTGGTAGTTCATCACCATCATTAGTACCTGCTGGATTTGACAGCTCTTTTGAAGCAGAAACTACTCCTCTAGTGGCTAGTAGTAGTTTTCTTGGCTAA
- the pcaC gene encoding 4-carboxymuconolactone decarboxylase, translated as MTYNNAVLDDQELQAGLKSINPKFGDFCTRVAGEAWGLPLIDQKTKALITIAIDVVNQDQTGPGNPFGAHVNMAMKQGATKEEIEELLLFMCVYAGFNKAAGCFGVLEEMFAE; from the coding sequence ATGACATACAACAATGCAGTATTAGATGATCAAGAGCTACAAGCAGGATTAAAAAGTATTAATCCTAAATTTGGTGATTTTTGTACTCGAGTAGCAGGAGAGGCTTGGGGTTTACCGCTGATAGACCAAAAAACCAAAGCTTTAATAACCATTGCCATTGACGTCGTCAATCAAGATCAGACAGGACCAGGTAATCCCTTTGGAGCCCACGTAAACATGGCCATGAAGCAAGGAGCAACAAAAGAAGAGATAGAAGAACTACTACTTTTTATGTGTGTTTATGCTGGTTTTAATAAAGCAGCAGGTTGTTTTGGGGTACTAGAAGAAATGTTTGCTGAGTAG
- a CDS encoding Ketosteroid isomerase-related protein, with protein MTNSNKIENKNDNLKVVQDFYGALGKGDIPTVLSMITDDAEWDMPHPRNVVPFGGKWKGKEEVTKFFQVMHDTVQVKGFELQEFLADKNKVIVIGKMKGVAISTGKEYENDLVAVWTVENGKIKGMRDFMDTVQGIDAFSS; from the coding sequence ATGACTAATTCAAATAAAATAGAAAATAAAAATGATAACCTGAAAGTTGTTCAAGACTTTTATGGAGCTCTAGGTAAAGGAGATATCCCAACGGTTCTTAGTATGATTACGGATGATGCGGAGTGGGATATGCCCCATCCTCGAAATGTTGTTCCTTTTGGTGGCAAATGGAAAGGAAAGGAAGAAGTAACGAAATTTTTTCAAGTAATGCATGATACTGTGCAGGTTAAAGGCTTTGAATTACAGGAGTTTCTCGCCGATAAGAATAAGGTCATAGTTATCGGCAAGATGAAAGGGGTTGCAATTTCGACAGGAAAGGAATATGAAAATGATTTGGTTGCAGTGTGGACGGTAGAAAATGGAAAGATTAAAGGAATGCGAGATTTTATGGACACTGTTCAAGGTATTGATGCTTTCAGTTCTTAA
- a CDS encoding short chain dehydrogenase: protein MANLDNKIILIAGGSGNVGEGVVPVFLEKGATVIVPSRRKESLDKLAQSLGDLATDKFVPMVGNIGTLEGAEKLKNELLEKFGHLDGVLVSLGSWWTGNKPLTELDLATWEQYLNSNLTSHFLCAKTFLPVLAKTEGSSYTLLGGTAAEVPLPNVSPVGITAAGQLMMAKIVMAEMKGSGVRINEVIIQGMVKTKVMEAYSEPNWITPKQIGQFTSWLASDEAEMIRDSVLHINQK from the coding sequence ATGGCAAACCTAGATAACAAAATCATACTAATTGCAGGTGGTTCAGGAAATGTTGGTGAGGGGGTTGTACCTGTATTTTTAGAAAAAGGAGCGACAGTTATTGTTCCTTCGAGAAGAAAAGAATCTTTGGATAAATTAGCCCAATCATTAGGAGATTTAGCAACAGACAAATTTGTTCCAATGGTGGGCAATATCGGAACATTGGAAGGAGCAGAAAAGCTCAAAAATGAATTATTAGAGAAATTTGGACATTTAGACGGTGTACTAGTGTCTCTTGGGAGTTGGTGGACAGGAAATAAACCATTAACAGAGCTTGATTTAGCTACTTGGGAACAATACTTGAATAGTAATCTAACTTCTCATTTTCTCTGTGCTAAAACTTTTCTACCTGTTTTAGCAAAAACTGAAGGAAGTTCCTATACTCTTTTAGGGGGTACAGCGGCAGAAGTTCCCTTACCTAATGTTAGTCCAGTGGGTATAACGGCGGCAGGACAACTAATGATGGCAAAAATCGTCATGGCAGAGATGAAGGGAAGCGGAGTTAGAATTAATGAAGTTATTATTCAAGGTATGGTTAAAACTAAGGTCATGGAAGCCTATAGTGAACCTAATTGGATTACGCCAAAGCAAATCGGACAATTTACCTCGTGGTTAGCTTCTGATGAAGCGGAAATGATAAGAGATAGCGTTTTACATATTAATCAAAAGTAA
- a CDS encoding 3-oxoacyl-[acyl-carrier protein] reductase, translating into MKLKDRVAIVTGGSKGIGKGVAEVFCDEGAKVVIVANGAKDGEETVAQIKAKGGDATFMKCDVSNEENVQAVVNETIELYTHIDILVNNAGIGTYKSILDCTSEEWDRCLAVNLKGYFLFSKYCIPHMQAIGKGSIINMSSVHAHASAKGTAPYCASKGAITALTRNMALDYGPVIRVNAIAPGWVLTPLIEDLFNSYDDPIAVKKEIEERQVMKRIGTPEDIGHACTFLASDQASFITGTQLFVDGGLTAILEDW; encoded by the coding sequence ATGAAGTTAAAAGACAGAGTAGCAATAGTCACTGGAGGCTCTAAAGGAATTGGTAAAGGAGTCGCGGAGGTATTTTGTGATGAAGGTGCGAAAGTGGTAATTGTTGCCAATGGAGCTAAAGACGGAGAAGAAACTGTAGCTCAAATAAAAGCCAAGGGTGGAGATGCTACTTTTATGAAATGTGATGTTTCCAATGAAGAAAATGTTCAAGCAGTTGTCAATGAAACCATTGAACTATACACTCACATCGATATATTAGTAAATAACGCGGGCATTGGTACTTATAAATCAATCTTAGACTGTACCAGTGAAGAGTGGGACAGATGTTTAGCCGTTAACCTCAAAGGATATTTTCTCTTCTCAAAATATTGTATTCCCCATATGCAAGCTATTGGGAAAGGTTCTATCATTAACATGTCTTCTGTTCATGCCCACGCATCTGCTAAAGGTACAGCCCCTTATTGTGCCTCTAAAGGAGCAATTACTGCCCTAACTCGTAATATGGCTCTGGATTATGGTCCTGTTATCAGGGTAAATGCGATCGCCCCTGGATGGGTGCTAACCCCCCTTATTGAAGATTTATTCAACAGCTATGATGATCCCATCGCAGTAAAAAAAGAAATAGAAGAGCGCCAAGTAATGAAACGAATCGGCACCCCAGAAGACATTGGTCATGCCTGTACCTTCCTTGCGAGCGATCAAGCCTCTTTCATCACAGGAACCCAACTTTTCGTTGATGGAGGACTAACCGCCATCCTAGAAGATTGGTAA
- a CDS encoding Flavin reductase, which produces MKIGIIGASKGVGYSLLTLALEENHQVSALLRNPSKITIENHNLNIIKGNIRDPEAVQSIVKNQDAICICIGIPPTQKPVDVFSIGAKNVLQAMASESSHQKLISVSGIGAGETKGHGGFLYDRILNPLLLKTIYQDKDRQEEIIKKSNVDWLIVRPGFLTDGQRTQKYQVIEDLTGIKAGNISRSDVADFILKQLTNPTHFGKTPLITY; this is translated from the coding sequence ATGAAAATAGGAATTATCGGAGCATCCAAAGGAGTTGGTTACAGTCTTCTAACCCTTGCCCTAGAAGAAAATCACCAAGTGTCAGCCCTTCTCAGAAATCCAAGCAAGATTACCATTGAAAACCATAATCTCAATATTATTAAAGGAAACATTCGTGACCCAGAAGCGGTTCAATCCATCGTCAAAAATCAAGATGCAATCTGTATTTGTATTGGTATTCCTCCCACCCAAAAACCCGTAGATGTCTTTTCTATCGGTGCAAAAAATGTCTTACAAGCTATGGCATCAGAATCATCTCATCAGAAATTAATCTCCGTCAGTGGTATAGGAGCAGGAGAAACAAAAGGACATGGAGGCTTTTTATACGATCGCATCTTAAACCCCCTACTACTCAAAACAATCTACCAAGATAAAGATCGACAAGAAGAAATCATAAAAAAAAGTAACGTAGATTGGTTAATTGTTCGCCCTGGCTTCCTCACAGACGGTCAAAGAACCCAAAAATATCAAGTAATTGAGGATTTAACAGGAATTAAAGCAGGAAACATCTCCCGTTCAGACGTAGCCGACTTTATCCTCAAACAACTAACAAACCCCACCCACTTTGGCAAAACCCCCCTAATAACCTATTAG